Proteins co-encoded in one Streptomyces sp. NBC_01283 genomic window:
- a CDS encoding acyltransferase, with protein MSLTPLNTLRKTASAIDAKTPAHRDRAIDGLRALALLAVPTGHWLLGGFTLDAGGALHNASPLASFGFFAPLSWVLQMLGVFFLVGGYASVLSYRRAAARGESTKRWLRGRVARLGRPVLGVTAVWAALVPVLYAMGVPATTLRTGSTLVIQPLWFVGIYAVITALTPWCIKAAERLGAWAAAPLLGSVAVVDFLRYGPFGEAMPSWLSLLNLLPGWLFAYQLGVSWGEKKLGRRGAWLLLAGGTALFAALLLVFHYPSSMVGVPGEARTNSHPPSLLVLALAAAQSGAAILLRERIGKLLRRPALWAPVVVINLSAMTILCWHQTALLAAAVPGSFLGGTVPGLTAGPDTWGWIAARVAWLPVFGMLLLLIGRFTRGFEAPWKRATHARRALAGVLAAGFAVFALGLA; from the coding sequence ATGAGCCTCACCCCACTGAACACCTTGCGCAAGACCGCGTCGGCGATCGACGCCAAGACACCCGCACATCGCGACCGGGCCATAGACGGCCTGCGCGCGCTCGCCCTCCTCGCCGTACCGACCGGGCACTGGCTGCTCGGCGGATTCACGCTCGACGCGGGCGGCGCGCTGCACAATGCCAGCCCTCTGGCGTCGTTCGGGTTCTTCGCGCCGCTCAGCTGGGTGCTGCAGATGCTCGGCGTCTTCTTCCTGGTGGGCGGCTATGCCTCCGTCCTGTCGTATCGCCGGGCGGCGGCGCGTGGCGAGTCGACGAAGCGCTGGCTTCGCGGGCGGGTGGCGCGTCTCGGCCGTCCGGTCCTCGGCGTGACGGCAGTCTGGGCCGCGCTGGTCCCGGTCTTGTACGCGATGGGGGTGCCGGCCACGACTCTGCGCACGGGGTCCACGCTGGTGATACAGCCACTGTGGTTCGTCGGGATCTATGCGGTGATCACCGCGCTCACCCCCTGGTGCATCAAGGCGGCCGAGCGGCTCGGTGCTTGGGCCGCGGCACCCCTCCTCGGATCGGTCGCCGTTGTCGACTTCTTGCGCTACGGCCCGTTCGGGGAGGCCATGCCGTCCTGGCTGAGCCTGTTGAATCTGCTGCCCGGCTGGCTGTTCGCCTATCAACTGGGCGTCAGCTGGGGCGAGAAGAAGCTGGGCAGGCGCGGTGCGTGGCTGCTGCTCGCCGGTGGGACTGCCCTCTTCGCGGCCCTGCTGTTGGTCTTCCACTATCCGTCGTCGATGGTCGGCGTCCCGGGCGAGGCCCGGACGAACTCCCATCCCCCGTCGCTGTTGGTCCTGGCGCTGGCTGCCGCGCAGAGCGGTGCGGCGATCCTGCTGCGGGAACGCATCGGCAAGTTGTTGCGCAGGCCCGCTCTGTGGGCACCGGTGGTCGTGATCAACCTGTCGGCCATGACGATCCTGTGCTGGCACCAGACGGCGCTGCTCGCCGCCGCCGTGCCTGGTTCGTTCCTCGGCGGCACGGTGCCAGGGCTGACGGCGGGTCCGGACACCTGGGGCTGGATAGCCGCCCGGGTCGCCTGGCTTCCGGTCTTCGGGATGCTCCTCCTGCTGATAGGCCGCTTCACCCGCGGCTTCGAGGCCCCATGGAAGCGGGCCACACACGCTCGAAGGGCACTCGCCGGAGTCCTGGCGGCCGGGTTCGCGGTCTTCGCGCTGGGACTGGCGTAG
- a CDS encoding alpha/beta hydrolase: MRLRSWKARGTRGSWRARSKRTLIAAALTTTIVAGTTGWAVGNEQQPITGPPPGTQAWRADHTWGVRLPDPATTAPARVAAFFDSLSEARQHKLAARHPSVVGNLDGAPAALRFEANSLALKAERAREQARESDPDLTLQDHERARSLVARYEELLGPGRQILAFDPRGRGQVAEVYGHLASAHHVSVVVPGSDIDLSTFDRSTDEYGTPAGMARSLRARAGDDTAVVAWVGYTTPVGLGPDAATGRLAEAGAPRLARFVQGMTASGAPRPAVFCHSYGSVVCGLAAPHLPASDLVVLGSPGMRADTVADLHTSARVWAAKDDSDWIGDVPNVELFGLGHGEDPADPGFGARRVPAERAEGHTGYFAPGTDSLQAFAAIAQTPAAGTPDDGTAGSAAAADARPIGERP; the protein is encoded by the coding sequence ATGCGCCTTCGTTCTTGGAAGGCCCGCGGAACGCGCGGGAGCTGGAGGGCACGCAGCAAGCGGACGCTGATCGCCGCGGCGCTCACGACGACGATCGTGGCCGGCACGACCGGCTGGGCGGTCGGCAATGAGCAGCAGCCGATCACAGGGCCACCACCGGGTACACAGGCGTGGCGCGCGGACCATACGTGGGGGGTTCGGTTGCCGGATCCGGCAACCACGGCCCCCGCCCGAGTCGCCGCGTTCTTCGACTCGTTGAGCGAGGCGCGGCAGCACAAGCTGGCCGCGCGGCACCCCTCGGTCGTCGGCAACCTGGACGGCGCCCCGGCCGCCCTGCGTTTCGAGGCCAACTCCCTTGCCCTCAAAGCCGAGCGTGCCCGCGAGCAGGCCCGGGAGAGCGATCCGGATCTCACACTGCAGGACCACGAGCGAGCCCGATCCCTCGTCGCGCGTTACGAAGAACTCCTGGGCCCCGGTCGGCAGATACTCGCGTTCGATCCGCGCGGCAGAGGCCAAGTGGCCGAGGTGTACGGGCACTTGGCGAGTGCGCACCATGTATCCGTTGTCGTTCCTGGCTCCGACATAGACCTGAGTACCTTCGACCGGTCGACGGACGAGTACGGCACACCGGCCGGAATGGCACGCTCCCTTCGCGCCAGGGCGGGCGACGACACGGCCGTGGTGGCCTGGGTCGGCTACACGACTCCGGTCGGTCTCGGCCCCGATGCCGCGACGGGACGGCTCGCGGAGGCCGGGGCGCCACGGCTCGCCCGGTTCGTGCAGGGCATGACGGCGTCTGGTGCCCCACGCCCCGCCGTGTTCTGCCACAGCTACGGCTCGGTGGTGTGCGGTCTGGCGGCCCCACACCTTCCGGCATCCGACCTGGTGGTGCTCGGCTCCCCCGGCATGCGTGCGGACACCGTGGCCGATCTGCACACCTCCGCCCGTGTGTGGGCGGCCAAGGACGACAGCGACTGGATCGGTGACGTGCCGAACGTCGAGCTGTTCGGCCTCGGCCATGGCGAGGACCCGGCCGATCCGGGATTCGGCGCCCGCCGCGTTCCCGCGGAACGAGCCGAGGGCCACACCGGCTACTTCGCCCCGGGGACGGACTCCCTCCAGGCCTTCGCCGCCATCGCGCAGACCCCTGCCGCCGGCACCCCGGACGACGGCACCGCCGGAAGTGCGGCTGCCGCCGACGCCCGTCCCATCGGAGAGCGGCCATGA
- a CDS encoding response regulator, with amino-acid sequence MTIRVIIVDDQNMVRSGFAALLAAQSDIDVVGEAPNGKVAIEVSRSTHPDVVLMDVRMPEMDGLIATRALLDPPPGVVHVPKVLMLTTFDADDYVYEALRAGASGFLLKDAPTADLISAVRVVAAGDALLAPSVTRRLITDFAKQRPRNDQALRLNGLTPRETEVLALIARGLSNQEIAERLVLAEQTVKTHIGKVLSKLDLRDRAQAVIFAYESGLITPGEQ; translated from the coding sequence ATGACCATCCGCGTGATCATCGTCGATGACCAGAACATGGTGCGGTCCGGCTTCGCCGCACTCCTCGCGGCCCAGAGCGACATCGACGTCGTGGGCGAGGCACCGAACGGCAAGGTGGCCATCGAAGTCAGCCGCAGCACCCATCCCGATGTCGTCCTGATGGATGTCCGCATGCCCGAGATGGACGGACTCATCGCGACCCGCGCACTGTTGGACCCGCCGCCCGGGGTGGTTCACGTGCCGAAGGTTCTGATGCTCACCACCTTCGACGCGGACGACTATGTGTACGAGGCGCTGCGCGCCGGAGCCTCGGGCTTCCTCCTCAAGGACGCCCCGACCGCCGATCTCATCTCGGCGGTACGCGTGGTGGCGGCCGGCGACGCGCTGCTCGCTCCGTCGGTCACACGTCGTCTGATCACGGACTTCGCCAAGCAACGCCCGCGCAATGACCAGGCGCTGCGGCTGAACGGTCTGACGCCACGTGAGACCGAGGTACTGGCTCTGATCGCGCGCGGCCTGTCCAATCAGGAGATCGCCGAGCGCCTTGTCCTCGCCGAGCAGACCGTGAAGACCCATATCGGCAAGGTGCTGTCCAAGTTGGACCTGCGGGACCGCGCACAGGCCGTGATCTTCGCCTATGAGTCAGGACTGATCACGCCCGGAGAGCAGTAG
- a CDS encoding sensor histidine kinase, which yields MSSASTPPDQDPRPPASGPDGRRVTLQRVTAGVREGLGKAGAFLSTPAGRAEPPLARATKRWVRMLPLITALGFVVVLIPVTTQVLANDYGVSGGLAGALGVAQAAPLLLAITRPLAAWCIIIVADVIGAIVTLSMGDNRPAPWTAMIIVGYVVVCLFLSLRESRRTLLRIWLVTVVASLVLSAFRDDGSQDSSVLLIVLSGVTLLLGALLRERGDAQRRLVEQETISEAERSQRTLLEERARIARELHDVVAHHMSVITVQADSAPYRLDGLPDAAREEFGSIAASARESLTEMRRLLAVLRSEGTPGERTPQPGLSRLPHLVEATMRAGIPIDLSRPELTVLTQLADVTPAVDLSAYRIVQEALSNVMRHAPGARTSITVTLDEEHLLLLVVNGPPTETPDSLEHSGTGHGLVGMRERVRLVGGTVDAGPLPDGGFRVAAQLPLLKKDSGTA from the coding sequence ATGAGCAGCGCATCGACACCACCGGACCAGGATCCCCGCCCACCGGCCTCCGGGCCGGACGGACGCCGGGTCACCCTTCAGCGTGTGACCGCGGGCGTCCGCGAAGGACTCGGCAAGGCCGGGGCTTTCCTCTCGACACCCGCCGGGCGGGCAGAGCCACCCCTGGCCCGGGCGACCAAGCGCTGGGTGCGCATGCTTCCCCTGATCACCGCGCTGGGCTTCGTGGTGGTACTCATTCCAGTCACGACCCAGGTGCTGGCCAACGACTATGGGGTGAGCGGCGGGCTGGCGGGCGCCTTGGGCGTCGCGCAGGCCGCACCGCTGCTGCTGGCGATCACCCGCCCGTTGGCCGCCTGGTGCATCATCATCGTCGCGGATGTCATCGGGGCGATCGTGACGCTGTCCATGGGCGACAACCGCCCCGCTCCCTGGACAGCCATGATCATCGTGGGTTACGTGGTCGTGTGCCTCTTCCTGTCCCTGCGCGAGAGCCGTCGCACCCTTCTCAGGATCTGGCTGGTCACCGTCGTCGCGAGCCTCGTCCTCAGTGCGTTCCGCGACGACGGCAGCCAGGACAGCAGCGTGCTGCTGATCGTGCTGAGCGGCGTCACGCTGCTGCTCGGCGCACTGCTGCGCGAGCGTGGCGACGCTCAGCGCAGGCTCGTCGAGCAGGAGACCATCAGCGAGGCCGAGCGCTCACAGCGCACTCTCCTCGAGGAACGGGCGCGCATTGCCCGGGAGTTGCACGATGTCGTCGCTCACCACATGTCGGTGATCACCGTGCAGGCCGACTCCGCGCCCTACCGCCTCGACGGCCTTCCGGACGCGGCGCGTGAGGAGTTCGGAAGCATCGCGGCCAGCGCTCGTGAATCCCTCACCGAGATGCGGCGTTTGCTCGCCGTGCTGCGCAGCGAGGGCACACCGGGCGAACGGACGCCGCAGCCGGGGCTCAGCAGACTGCCGCATCTGGTGGAGGCGACGATGCGCGCCGGCATACCGATCGATCTGTCACGTCCCGAACTGACCGTGCTCACGCAGTTGGCCGACGTCACACCGGCCGTCGACCTGTCCGCCTATCGCATCGTCCAGGAAGCCTTGTCGAACGTGATGCGGCACGCGCCGGGAGCGCGCACCAGCATCACCGTGACCCTGGACGAGGAGCATCTGCTGCTCCTCGTGGTCAACGGACCGCCCACCGAAACACCCGACTCTTTGGAGCACAGCGGCACAGGGCACGGCCTTGTCGGCATGCGCGAACGCGTACGGTTGGTCGGCGGTACGGTCGACGCCGGGCCGCTGCCCGACGGCGGTTTCCGTGTGGCCGCCCAACTCCCTCTTCTCAAAAAGGACTCCGGCACCGCATGA
- a CDS encoding DUF4429 domain-containing protein produces MGDVLAGFHAAWEFESDSVLIRFERGIRTPKLLQALGERRIPHEAIAAVTLTPGKRGTVVLHAVPRPGADPLMEAAAGQLKDGCDPYRLVLPAERETLAEYYADELRAQLTDGDCGPPDRYLVAAPETPLQFKAYDGKASFDGKSVAFRWFWTGASSAKWKAGDQSFLVTDLSGVEWRSPEVFEGHLRLLRRETPLAQPAQADQDPAAVVFGLGYGPVHESLPFAASVLAAVRSSGPALTPGTVPSDAPVARRDPADIAERIRHLGELHQSGLLTDEEFTTKKAELLAEL; encoded by the coding sequence ATGGGTGACGTACTGGCCGGATTTCATGCCGCCTGGGAGTTCGAGTCCGACTCCGTGCTCATCCGCTTCGAACGGGGGATCCGTACGCCGAAGCTGCTTCAGGCGCTCGGCGAACGCCGCATCCCTCACGAGGCGATCGCGGCAGTGACACTTACTCCCGGCAAGCGAGGGACGGTCGTGCTGCACGCCGTGCCGAGACCGGGCGCCGATCCGCTGATGGAGGCGGCCGCGGGTCAGCTCAAGGATGGCTGCGACCCGTATCGACTCGTGCTGCCTGCCGAGCGGGAGACGCTCGCCGAGTACTACGCGGACGAGCTGCGGGCTCAGCTCACAGACGGCGACTGCGGTCCCCCGGACCGCTACCTGGTGGCCGCGCCGGAGACTCCGCTGCAGTTCAAGGCGTACGACGGGAAGGCGTCCTTCGACGGTAAGTCGGTGGCCTTCCGGTGGTTCTGGACCGGCGCTTCGTCCGCGAAGTGGAAGGCCGGCGACCAGAGCTTCCTGGTCACGGACCTGAGCGGCGTCGAGTGGCGCTCCCCCGAGGTCTTCGAGGGCCACCTGCGGCTGCTGCGGCGTGAGACCCCGCTCGCCCAGCCCGCGCAGGCGGACCAGGATCCCGCGGCCGTCGTCTTCGGTCTCGGGTACGGGCCGGTGCACGAGTCGCTGCCGTTCGCCGCGTCGGTGCTCGCCGCGGTCCGGTCATCGGGACCGGCCCTGACGCCCGGGACGGTCCCCAGCGACGCTCCGGTGGCCCGCCGTGACCCGGCGGACATCGCGGAGCGCATCCGGCACCTCGGTGAGCTGCACCAGTCCGGTCTGCTCACCGACGAGGAATTCACCACGAAGAAGGCCGAGCTGCTCGCGGAGCTGTGA
- a CDS encoding alpha/beta hydrolase produces the protein MTSFDSSPQLSAWRALLALAVVFVMLATTGWTAVRHHKDASSPLAASLSAWEHGHINGRALPDSGAPAGRLAHFFASLNAQQRTRLATRYPLAVGNMNGAPVELRYRANHIALEQARNTERRRMHDNRLSPLGQQEAERRMKRFGVMMHPGRQVLSFDPMGTGRIAEVFGDLDRASRVSVVVPGVDTNVLTFERTNRKYSAPVGMAKALYGAEHTASPRARTAVIAWADYTAPAGLGVDAATSMRADEGAIRLNSLVRGLPGHAPVALYCHSYGSVVCGVAARQLPSRVSDIAVAGSPGMRADTAAQLGTGARIWATRDGDDWIQDVPNMEVGGLGHGADPVSRDFGARVLSARGAIGHTGYFEPGTESLRNFADIGTGSYRSVRCASGDDGCRKEFSGTAVA, from the coding sequence GTGACTTCCTTCGACTCCTCCCCTCAACTCAGCGCCTGGCGCGCACTGCTCGCGCTCGCCGTCGTGTTCGTCATGCTGGCGACCACGGGCTGGACCGCGGTGCGCCACCACAAGGACGCCTCATCGCCGCTCGCGGCCTCGCTCTCCGCCTGGGAGCACGGGCACATCAACGGACGGGCCCTGCCCGACTCCGGTGCCCCGGCCGGCAGGCTCGCCCACTTCTTCGCGTCGCTCAACGCGCAACAGCGCACCCGGCTCGCCACCCGCTATCCCCTTGCGGTCGGCAACATGAACGGTGCCCCCGTAGAGCTGCGATATCGCGCGAACCACATCGCCCTGGAGCAAGCCCGCAATACCGAGCGACGGCGCATGCACGACAACCGACTCTCCCCTCTCGGGCAGCAGGAGGCGGAGCGCAGAATGAAGCGCTTCGGCGTGATGATGCACCCGGGTCGGCAGGTCCTGTCGTTCGATCCCATGGGGACGGGTCGCATAGCCGAGGTCTTCGGAGACCTGGATCGGGCTTCCCGGGTGTCGGTCGTGGTGCCCGGAGTGGACACAAACGTACTGACGTTCGAGCGGACGAACCGCAAGTACTCGGCGCCTGTCGGCATGGCCAAGGCCCTGTACGGCGCGGAGCACACGGCGAGCCCACGCGCGCGTACCGCCGTGATCGCCTGGGCCGACTACACCGCGCCTGCCGGCCTCGGTGTGGACGCGGCCACGTCGATGCGCGCGGACGAGGGGGCGATCCGGCTCAACTCTCTGGTCCGCGGCCTGCCGGGTCACGCGCCTGTCGCGCTGTACTGCCACAGTTACGGCTCGGTGGTGTGCGGGGTCGCCGCGCGACAGCTGCCCTCCCGTGTCTCCGACATCGCGGTCGCGGGCAGCCCCGGCATGCGCGCGGACACGGCGGCACAGCTGGGCACCGGTGCCCGGATCTGGGCCACAAGGGACGGCGACGACTGGATCCAGGATGTGCCAAACATGGAGGTCGGCGGGCTCGGTCACGGTGCCGATCCCGTCTCTCGGGACTTCGGCGCCCGCGTGCTGTCCGCACGGGGCGCGATCGGCCACACCGGCTATTTCGAGCCGGGTACGGAGAGCCTCAGGAACTTCGCCGACATCGGCACCGGTTCGTACCGCTCGGTGCGGTGTGCGAGCGGGGATGACGGGTGCCGGAAGGAATTTTCCGGCACCGCAGTGGCCTGA
- a CDS encoding TetR/AcrR family transcriptional regulator, with protein sequence MRERKKQRTRDALLRAALELFTTKGFEETTVDEIAEAVDVSQRTFFRYFANKQETAFAVQEMVEQRFVETLRERPAHEAPFVALRGAVIGAWDAMGRSIEEVVPVELHMRTYQMIESTPSLLAAHLRRSIEMEEEIAKVIAEREGLDLETDPRPRVVVAAFSGVMRVTGRLWGAGQDSSVESIRAITETYLDHLGPALAEDWRTE encoded by the coding sequence CTGCGCGAGCGCAAGAAGCAGCGCACCCGTGACGCGCTCCTGCGGGCGGCGCTCGAGCTCTTCACGACCAAGGGGTTCGAGGAGACGACGGTCGACGAGATCGCCGAAGCCGTCGACGTCTCCCAGCGCACGTTCTTCCGGTACTTCGCCAACAAGCAGGAGACCGCCTTCGCCGTACAGGAGATGGTGGAGCAGCGATTCGTGGAGACGCTGCGCGAACGCCCTGCCCACGAAGCACCGTTCGTGGCCCTGCGCGGCGCCGTCATCGGAGCCTGGGACGCCATGGGCCGGTCCATCGAGGAGGTCGTCCCGGTCGAACTCCACATGCGGACCTACCAGATGATCGAGTCCACCCCTTCTTTGCTCGCCGCCCACCTGCGCCGCTCCATCGAGATGGAGGAAGAGATCGCGAAGGTGATCGCCGAGCGCGAGGGGCTCGACCTGGAGACGGACCCCCGACCGCGCGTGGTGGTGGCCGCCTTCAGCGGAGTGATGCGCGTGACCGGGCGACTGTGGGGTGCGGGTCAGGACTCGAGCGTGGAGTCGATCCGCGCGATCACCGAGACATATCTCGACCACCTGGGGCCCGCGTTGGCGGAGGACTGGCGCACGGAGTGA
- a CDS encoding MFS transporter, with amino-acid sequence MTSQITVDKADKAPEPSSAPAQAKGLRGHPWLTLFSVAIGVMMVALDGTIVAIANPAIAKDLGTTMSGVQWITNGYLLALAVALITAGKLGDRFGHRQTFLIGVAGFAVASGAIGFSSSVGLVVAFRVLQGLFGALLMPAALGLLRATFPAEKLNMAIGIWGMVIGASTAGGPIVGGLLVEHVSWQSVFFINVPVGVIALVLGLVILKDHRAENAPKSFDVPGIVLLSGGMFALILALIKGSEWGWGGPRTLLFLVGAVVLFALFAFWETKVKEPLIPLGMFRSVPLSAGVVLMVLMAFAFMGGLFFVTFYLQNVHGMSPVDSGLHLLPLTAMMIVSSPIAGALITKFGPRVPLVGGMVATAVAMFGMSTMTTDTATLPMSLWLGLLGLGLAPVMVGATEVIVGNAPLELSGVAGGLQQAGMQVGGALGTAVLGAVMASRVDKDLPANWADAKLPPMTSAQLDQASGAIEMGGAPVPPKAPEPIAEAITSVAHETFVSGMGLAFTVAGAVAVVAALVATLTKRGANAEAGAGVGHI; translated from the coding sequence ATGACTAGTCAGATCACCGTCGACAAGGCGGACAAGGCGCCGGAGCCTTCGTCCGCTCCGGCCCAGGCCAAGGGGCTCCGCGGCCACCCTTGGCTGACGCTCTTCTCCGTCGCGATCGGCGTGATGATGGTCGCCCTGGACGGCACCATCGTGGCGATCGCCAACCCGGCCATCGCCAAGGACCTCGGCACCACGATGTCCGGCGTCCAGTGGATCACCAACGGCTACCTCCTGGCGCTCGCCGTCGCGCTGATCACCGCCGGAAAGCTGGGTGACCGCTTCGGCCACCGGCAGACGTTCCTGATAGGCGTGGCGGGCTTCGCCGTGGCCTCGGGCGCCATCGGGTTCTCCAGCAGCGTCGGCCTGGTCGTCGCCTTCCGCGTGCTCCAGGGCCTCTTCGGCGCCCTCCTGATGCCGGCCGCGCTCGGCCTGCTGCGCGCCACCTTCCCCGCCGAGAAGCTGAACATGGCGATCGGCATCTGGGGCATGGTCATCGGTGCCTCGACCGCAGGCGGTCCCATCGTCGGCGGGCTGCTCGTCGAGCACGTCAGCTGGCAGTCGGTGTTCTTCATCAACGTGCCGGTCGGTGTCATCGCCCTCGTCCTCGGCCTGGTGATCCTCAAGGACCACCGCGCGGAGAACGCGCCGAAGTCCTTCGACGTCCCTGGCATCGTCCTGCTGTCGGGCGGCATGTTCGCGCTGATCCTGGCCCTCATCAAGGGCTCGGAGTGGGGCTGGGGCGGACCCAGGACGCTGCTCTTCCTCGTGGGCGCGGTGGTTCTCTTCGCGCTCTTCGCCTTCTGGGAGACGAAGGTCAAGGAACCGCTCATCCCGCTGGGCATGTTCCGGTCCGTGCCGCTGTCCGCCGGCGTGGTCCTGATGGTGCTGATGGCCTTCGCCTTCATGGGCGGCCTGTTCTTCGTCACGTTCTACCTGCAGAACGTGCACGGGATGAGCCCGGTCGACAGCGGTCTGCACCTCCTGCCGCTGACCGCCATGATGATCGTGTCCTCGCCGATCGCCGGTGCGCTCATCACGAAGTTCGGCCCGCGCGTCCCGCTCGTCGGCGGCATGGTGGCCACCGCTGTCGCGATGTTCGGCATGTCCACGATGACGACGGATACGGCGACCCTGCCGATGTCGCTCTGGCTCGGCCTCCTCGGCCTCGGCCTCGCGCCCGTGATGGTGGGAGCCACCGAGGTCATCGTCGGCAACGCCCCGCTGGAGCTGTCCGGCGTGGCGGGCGGCCTCCAGCAGGCCGGCATGCAGGTCGGCGGCGCGCTCGGCACGGCGGTGCTCGGCGCGGTGATGGCCTCCCGGGTCGACAAGGACCTTCCCGCGAACTGGGCGGACGCCAAGCTTCCGCCCATGACGTCGGCCCAGCTCGACCAGGCGTCCGGCGCCATCGAGATGGGCGGAGCCCCGGTACCGCCGAAGGCGCCGGAGCCGATCGCCGAGGCGATCACCTCGGTCGCGCACGAGACGTTCGTGTCCGGCATGGGCCTGGCCTTCACCGTCGCCGGTGCCGTCGCGGTCGTCGCGGCCCTGGTCGCCACGTTGACCAAGCGAGGCGCCAACGCCGAAGCGGGAGCCGGAGTCGGACACATCTAG
- a CDS encoding peptidase inhibitor family I36 protein, with the protein MPTTFAVAALATVILAPAQAGAAAPATQADLATPAKYAGAAAPPTLAACGPGELCLWGKAKFKGARQTYELSEIDIESCVALPEGGSAQALANRTGRPVTTYQSVECAETGEFDTYPGGGTWVPESPYRVRAFKVWES; encoded by the coding sequence ATGCCCACGACCTTCGCCGTCGCCGCACTCGCCACGGTGATCCTTGCCCCCGCACAGGCGGGTGCCGCGGCACCCGCCACTCAGGCCGATCTCGCGACACCCGCGAAATACGCCGGGGCCGCCGCACCACCCACGCTCGCCGCCTGCGGGCCGGGGGAGCTCTGCCTATGGGGAAAGGCGAAGTTCAAAGGTGCCCGACAGACGTATGAGCTGTCCGAGATCGACATCGAGAGCTGTGTAGCGCTGCCGGAGGGGGGCAGCGCTCAAGCCCTCGCCAACCGCACGGGCCGGCCGGTCACCACGTATCAATCCGTGGAGTGCGCCGAGACCGGCGAGTTCGACACCTATCCAGGGGGTGGCACCTGGGTACCCGAATCGCCCTATCGTGTAAGGGCGTTCAAGGTCTGGGAGAGCTGA
- a CDS encoding potassium channel family protein, whose protein sequence is MEAPIKHQSAQLRWERRTQGPLLVLAVAFAVAYAVPIVAPDASEGVGTTCTVVEWIVWASFAADYLVRLYLTDHRKQFVRSHWLDLCAVLLPMLQPLRLLRLVSTLMLVGRRARMASQIQLTTYVAGAVVGLLMFGSLAVLSVERESPNGNIKTLGDAVWWSFTTMTTVGYGDHAPTTGLGRILAVGLMLSGIALLGVVTANIAAWFIARFDRDDVEERRQTAAIEALTTEVRELRAQVTALSAGALQPTSVEVPRPAPAADAPQVPPVSSPRP, encoded by the coding sequence ATGGAAGCGCCCATAAAGCACCAGTCGGCACAGCTCCGCTGGGAGCGACGCACCCAAGGTCCGCTCCTCGTGCTCGCGGTGGCCTTCGCCGTCGCCTATGCCGTGCCCATCGTGGCGCCCGACGCGAGCGAGGGCGTCGGAACCACCTGCACGGTAGTGGAGTGGATCGTCTGGGCTTCGTTCGCCGCCGACTATCTCGTACGCCTCTACCTCACCGACCACCGCAAGCAGTTCGTCCGCTCGCACTGGCTGGACCTCTGTGCTGTCCTCCTCCCGATGCTGCAGCCGCTGCGGCTGTTGCGGCTGGTCTCGACTCTGATGCTGGTCGGGCGCAGGGCCCGGATGGCGTCTCAGATTCAGCTGACGACGTATGTCGCCGGGGCTGTCGTGGGCCTCCTCATGTTCGGTTCGCTGGCCGTCCTTTCGGTGGAGCGGGAGTCACCGAACGGCAACATCAAGACTCTTGGCGACGCGGTGTGGTGGTCCTTCACCACGATGACCACCGTTGGCTACGGCGATCACGCGCCGACGACCGGGCTCGGCCGCATACTCGCGGTCGGCCTGATGCTGTCGGGCATCGCACTCCTGGGTGTCGTCACCGCCAATATCGCGGCCTGGTTCATCGCGCGCTTCGACCGGGACGACGTCGAGGAGCGGCGCCAGACAGCAGCGATCGAGGCGCTGACGACGGAGGTGCGAGAGCTGCGGGCACAGGTGACGGCACTGTCGGCCGGGGCGCTTCAGCCGACGTCGGTGGAGGTTCCGCGGCCGGCGCCGGCCGCGGATGCTCCTCAGGTGCCTCCGGTCAGCTCTCCCAGACCTTGA